One Polaribacter sp. KT25b DNA segment encodes these proteins:
- a CDS encoding TonB-dependent receptor, with protein sequence MKIFYSVLLCALISATSYSQAKENTKNDSIKKAVKLDEIIITGKLKKDPVFSSSSNNYAKKIVQPKNVADLFNNINGFSVIKRGNYAIDPSFRGAQYEQLNIQYDGGTKAMHACPNRMDPITTHIIPEEISKIEIIKGPYTVRYGATFGGIINLVTQKPNYEDYGFHGKVSSGFESNGNSLVNLAELQYINEKFDIVANAGYRDFGNYKDGFGTEIPSSFKSSDYGIKLGYNFTKNQRLKLDWRQSFGRDVLHAALPMDTEYDNSSILSVDYKIENIADVVKSISVKGYHSYVDHLMSNNNRPTFMMMEAESAVEATTIGGKFEMNWQPNKDLDVFSGIDLMNIARDGGRTRIVKMMNGNTLATPVTFNDKVWQDSQITDLGFFTEARYNLSPKSILTAGIRYDNVTSDIKDPEADFAAMYDLEKRTEHTFSGTVSFKKVLSENYTLEAAYGRGTRTANMIERFINHFTVGQDPYEYVGNPNLKAEVNNQFEVGIKGLEILKNGFDSFQFETSVYYSAFENYIVGIVDPTITRKFNPTTDPTNVKVFQNLDKAYKTGFEAMTQLNFLENYNFKTEFSYVHTKNKDLDESLPLTPPFTTKFVFGFEKENIWANAQYNLVSKQDNISESFGETETDGYQTLDLRFGGKPFKNVTLGLAVLNVFDQGYNSHLNFSFTNQANFGRTPVTEPGRNFSAFLQYKF encoded by the coding sequence ATGAAAATATTTTATAGCGTGCTTTTATGCGCGTTAATTTCTGCTACAAGTTATAGTCAAGCAAAAGAAAATACTAAAAATGATAGTATTAAAAAAGCAGTAAAACTTGATGAAATTATAATTACAGGTAAATTAAAAAAAGATCCTGTTTTTAGTTCTTCATCTAACAATTATGCTAAGAAAATTGTACAACCTAAAAATGTTGCTGATTTATTTAACAATATCAACGGTTTCTCAGTAATTAAAAGAGGAAACTATGCAATAGATCCTTCTTTTAGAGGCGCACAATATGAACAATTAAACATTCAATATGATGGTGGTACAAAAGCAATGCATGCGTGCCCAAACAGAATGGATCCAATTACAACACATATAATTCCTGAAGAAATTTCTAAAATAGAAATTATAAAAGGACCCTATACAGTAAGATATGGAGCAACTTTTGGAGGAATTATTAACTTGGTTACACAAAAACCAAATTATGAAGATTATGGTTTTCACGGTAAAGTTTCTTCCGGATTTGAAAGTAATGGAAACTCTTTAGTAAATTTAGCTGAATTGCAATATATCAATGAGAAATTTGACATTGTTGCCAATGCTGGCTATCGCGATTTTGGAAACTATAAAGATGGTTTTGGTACAGAAATTCCTTCGTCTTTTAAAAGTTCTGATTACGGAATTAAATTAGGTTATAATTTCACTAAAAATCAACGTTTAAAATTAGATTGGAGACAATCTTTTGGACGCGATGTTTTACACGCAGCTTTACCTATGGATACAGAATATGATAACAGTAGTATACTTTCTGTAGATTACAAAATTGAAAATATTGCTGATGTAGTAAAATCAATTTCAGTTAAAGGGTATCATAGTTACGTAGATCATTTAATGAGCAATAACAACAGACCTACTTTTATGATGATGGAAGCTGAATCTGCAGTTGAAGCAACAACAATTGGTGGAAAATTTGAAATGAATTGGCAACCAAATAAAGATTTAGATGTATTTTCTGGAATAGATTTAATGAACATTGCAAGAGATGGAGGAAGAACAAGAATTGTAAAAATGATGAATGGAAACACGTTAGCAACTCCTGTTACTTTTAACGACAAAGTTTGGCAAGATTCACAAATTACAGACCTTGGTTTTTTTACAGAAGCAAGATACAATTTATCTCCAAAATCTATTTTAACAGCAGGAATTCGTTATGATAATGTAACATCAGACATAAAAGATCCTGAAGCAGATTTTGCAGCAATGTATGATTTAGAAAAACGTACAGAACACACTTTTAGCGGAACAGTTTCTTTTAAAAAAGTGTTGTCTGAAAACTATACCTTAGAAGCTGCTTATGGACGTGGAACAAGAACTGCAAATATGATTGAACGTTTTATAAATCATTTTACTGTTGGTCAAGATCCTTATGAATATGTTGGAAATCCTAATTTAAAAGCCGAAGTAAATAATCAATTTGAAGTAGGAATTAAAGGTTTAGAAATATTAAAAAACGGATTTGATAGTTTTCAGTTCGAAACTTCTGTTTATTATTCTGCTTTCGAAAACTATATTGTTGGTATCGTAGATCCAACAATTACCAGAAAGTTTAACCCAACTACAGATCCTACAAATGTAAAAGTTTTTCAAAACTTAGACAAAGCTTATAAAACAGGTTTTGAGGCAATGACTCAATTAAACTTTTTAGAGAATTATAACTTTAAAACTGAGTTTTCTTATGTGCACACAAAAAACAAAGATTTAGACGAATCTTTACCATTAACACCTCCTTTTACAACCAAGTTTGTTTTTGGTTTCGAAAAAGAAAATATTTGGGCAAATGCACAGTATAATTTAGTTTCTAAACAAGATAATATTTCTGAAAGTTTTGGAGAAACAGAAACAGATGGTTATCAAACTTTAGATTTACGTTTTGGAGGAAAACCTTTTAAAAATGTAACTTTAGGTTTAGCCGTTTTAAATGTTTTTGACCAAGGTTATAATAGTCATTTAAATTTTTCTTTTACAAACCAAGCAAACTTTGGAAGAACTCCAGTAACAGAACCTGGTCGTAATTTCTCTGCTTTTTTACAGTATAAATTTTAA
- a CDS encoding methyltransferase domain-containing protein, with translation MNLSEDFWENKYKTNKIGWDLGDVSPPLKAYFDQLTNKELKILIPGGGNSYEAEYLFKEGFKNVFVVDISNIPLEHLKERVPDFLESQLIHANFFDLEGDFDVIIEQTFFCAIDPDLRVKYASKMKDLLNEEGKLVGLLFDAKLNEDHPPFGGNKEEYVSYFKPYFYVDILDLCYNSYHNRQEMELFVKLIKK, from the coding sequence TTGAATTTATCTGAAGATTTTTGGGAAAATAAGTACAAAACAAATAAAATTGGTTGGGATTTGGGTGATGTTTCTCCGCCTTTAAAAGCTTATTTTGATCAATTAACCAATAAAGAGCTTAAAATTTTAATTCCTGGTGGTGGAAATTCTTATGAAGCTGAGTATTTATTTAAAGAAGGTTTTAAAAATGTTTTTGTGGTTGATATAAGTAATATTCCTTTAGAACACTTAAAAGAAAGAGTTCCAGATTTTTTAGAATCACAATTAATTCACGCTAATTTTTTTGATTTAGAAGGTGATTTTGATGTGATTATTGAACAAACTTTTTTTTGTGCAATAGATCCTGATTTAAGGGTAAAATATGCATCAAAAATGAAAGATTTATTAAATGAAGAAGGAAAATTGGTAGGATTACTTTTTGATGCAAAACTAAATGAAGATCATCCACCTTTTGGTGGAAATAAAGAAGAATATGTGTCTTATTTTAAACCGTATTTTTATGTTGATATTTTAGACTTATGTTACAATTCTTATCATAATAGACAAGAAATGGAGTTGTTTGTAAAACTGATAAAAAAATAA
- the nadA gene encoding quinolinate synthase NadA: protein MEILDVAKKNLTEKGFLDIETPNIDYVEEILKLKKEKNAVILAHYYQIDEIQEIADFVGDSLALAQQAAKTDADVIVFAGVHFMAETAKILNPDKKVLLPDLLAGCSLADSCPPEDFSAFKKQHPDHVVVTYINCSAEIKALSDYVCTSSNALKIINSIPKEQPIIFAPDRNLGDYLNKETGREMLLWDGACMVHEAFSMEKLIDLYKEHPDAELIAHPESEAHMLKVAKYIGSTSGLLNYVKNSDKKKFIVATEVGILYEMLQENPDKIIIPAPAKEDNTCACSECAYMKMNTMKKLYLCLKHELPNIEVEAELAKQAIIPINRMLELSK from the coding sequence ATGGAAATTTTAGATGTTGCAAAGAAAAATCTAACTGAAAAAGGATTTTTAGATATTGAAACTCCTAATATTGATTATGTTGAGGAAATCTTAAAACTAAAAAAAGAGAAAAATGCAGTTATCCTAGCCCATTATTATCAAATTGATGAAATACAAGAAATTGCAGATTTTGTTGGTGATAGTTTAGCCTTAGCTCAACAAGCTGCTAAAACAGATGCAGATGTAATTGTTTTTGCAGGAGTGCATTTTATGGCAGAAACTGCAAAAATTTTAAATCCGGATAAAAAAGTTTTATTACCAGATTTATTAGCAGGTTGTTCTTTAGCAGACTCTTGTCCGCCAGAAGATTTTTCTGCATTTAAAAAACAACATCCTGATCATGTTGTAGTAACTTATATAAATTGTTCTGCAGAAATTAAAGCATTAAGCGACTACGTTTGTACCTCTTCTAATGCTTTAAAAATTATAAATTCTATACCTAAAGAACAACCAATTATTTTTGCTCCTGATAGAAATTTAGGTGATTATTTAAATAAAGAGACCGGCAGAGAAATGTTACTTTGGGATGGCGCTTGTATGGTTCATGAAGCTTTTTCTATGGAAAAATTGATAGATTTGTACAAAGAACATCCAGATGCAGAATTAATTGCACACCCAGAATCTGAAGCACACATGCTTAAAGTTGCCAAATATATTGGTTCTACTTCTGGTTTATTAAATTATGTAAAAAATAGCGATAAAAAGAAATTTATCGTAGCAACAGAAGTTGGTATTTTATATGAAATGTTGCAAGAAAATCCTGATAAAATAATTATTCCTGCGCCAGCAAAAGAAGATAATACTTGTGCTTGTAGTGAATGTGCTTACATGAAAATGAATACAATGAAAAAATTGTATTTATGTTTAAAACACGAACTACCTAACATAGAAGTGGAAGCAGAATTAGCAAAACAAGCAATTATTCCTATTAATAGAATGTTAGAACTTTCTAAATAA